A genome region from Oceanispirochaeta sp. M1 includes the following:
- a CDS encoding carbohydrate ABC transporter permease encodes MSSNNGILKVTGITKLLVSIFLLTITAVWIFPMASALFNSMKFFGLKNYAYVLSSKMNGIYFIQALLNSFIIAGIAVFLTTSVSALAGFCFSKIDFPFRNVLYITTLSLLSIPGVTILIPLFFTLKKIGLNNTFFAVALPQVALTLPFGVLLMRNAFDAIHNDYMAAASIDGANIFQVFWKIYLPLNAPAAINLAILQFVWSFQDFLLPSFMLSKRRLMTATQMISSFNRTQTISPKDIGGYNAGIVLLAIPVIIIFIIFSGYIKRGLTSGGLKG; translated from the coding sequence ATGAGTTCAAATAACGGAATATTAAAAGTAACAGGAATAACAAAACTTCTTGTAAGTATATTTCTTCTCACAATTACAGCTGTCTGGATATTTCCAATGGCTTCAGCCCTCTTCAACTCAATGAAGTTTTTCGGCTTAAAAAATTATGCTTACGTTTTGAGCAGCAAGATGAATGGAATTTACTTTATCCAGGCCCTGCTCAATTCTTTTATTATTGCAGGCATTGCAGTATTTCTGACAACATCTGTTTCCGCCCTTGCAGGATTCTGTTTCTCAAAGATAGATTTCCCTTTCAGAAATGTTCTTTATATTACAACATTGAGTCTTCTCTCTATTCCAGGAGTCACAATCCTGATACCCCTGTTCTTTACACTGAAAAAGATCGGTCTAAATAATACTTTTTTTGCGGTTGCCCTCCCCCAGGTTGCTCTTACACTCCCCTTCGGAGTTCTCTTGATGAGAAATGCCTTTGATGCAATCCATAATGACTATATGGCAGCAGCCTCTATCGACGGTGCGAATATATTTCAGGTCTTCTGGAAAATATACCTTCCCCTAAATGCACCGGCAGCTATTAATCTGGCTATCCTTCAATTTGTATGGTCCTTTCAGGACTTTTTACTTCCCTCTTTCATGTTGTCTAAAAGAAGACTGATGACCGCTACCCAGATGATAAGCAGCTTTAACAGAACCCAGACTATTTCCCCAAAAGACATTGGTGGTTACAACGCAGGAATTGTTTTATTAGCCATCCCGGTCATTATCATTTTCATTATCTTCAGCGGATATA